From the Helicobacter pylori genome, one window contains:
- a CDS encoding CMP-N-acetylneuraminate-beta-galactosamide-alpha-2, 3-sialyltransferase: MAFYHSIILSSFYHSIILSFYHSIILSFYHSIILSFYHSIILSFYHSIILSFYHSIILSFYHSIILSFYHSIILSFYHSIILSFYHSIILSFYHSIIQAIKQSSNQAIKQSSNATILL; the protein is encoded by the coding sequence ATGGCATTCTATCATTCTATCATTCTATCATCATTCTATCATTCTATCATTCTATCATTCTATCATTCTATCATTCTATCATTCTATCATTCTATCATTCTATCATTCTATCATTCTATCATTCTATCATTCTATCATTCTATCATTCTATCATTCTATCATTCTATCATTCTATCATTCTATCATTCTATCATTCTATCATTCTATCATTCTATCATTCTATCATTCTATCATTCTATCATTCTATCATTCTATCATTCTATCATTCTATCATTCTATCATTCAATCATTCAAGCAATCAAGCAATCAAGCAATCAAGCAATCAAGCAATCAAGCAACGCTACCATACTTTTATAA
- a CDS encoding YihY family inner membrane protein yields MREFFKSVRGFLNLLRMIFPERFQNAFLGLSELFYYASSLSFYTILSLSPILLFVFSLFVSHYLQAHSGEMEALIFPNAPKLIGAIKDFLENFKKTDMTLGTLEEVSIVVALVLFCENYRSIASKIFDAKPRDYAHFKDKEIFLFWGFGTTLVFLFALPLVVFFDIKIQVFFEDKDSSLLHVLRWIGTYVFFLILFTIPTNKVFKHYFWVFLWVFFTSVSWHVLKWAFTYYVLYNRTYHELYGSVSILWFLMSWVYVSWLVILIGMYGCKMCDMFDPKGVFKKFLGFFKKET; encoded by the coding sequence ATGAGGGAATTTTTTAAAAGCGTTAGAGGGTTTTTGAACCTTCTTAGAATGATTTTCCCCGAGCGCTTTCAAAACGCCTTTTTAGGCTTGAGCGAATTGTTTTACTACGCTTCCAGCTTGAGTTTTTATACGATTTTGTCTTTGTCGCCTATTTTATTGTTTGTGTTCAGTCTTTTTGTGTCTCATTACTTGCAAGCGCACAGCGGTGAAATGGAAGCCTTGATTTTCCCTAACGCTCCTAAACTCATTGGCGCAATTAAGGATTTTTTAGAAAATTTTAAAAAAACAGACATGACTTTAGGCACGCTTGAAGAGGTGTCCATTGTGGTGGCGTTGGTGCTTTTTTGTGAAAACTACCGCTCCATCGCATCAAAAATTTTTGATGCAAAGCCTAGAGATTATGCGCATTTTAAGGACAAAGAAATCTTTTTATTTTGGGGTTTTGGCACGACTTTAGTGTTTTTATTCGCTTTGCCTTTGGTGGTGTTTTTTGACATTAAGATTCAAGTGTTTTTTGAAGATAAAGATTCAAGCTTGTTGCATGTTTTAAGATGGATAGGCACTTACGTGTTTTTTTTGATCCTTTTTACCATTCCCACGAATAAGGTGTTTAAACATTATTTTTGGGTGTTTTTATGGGTGTTTTTTACGAGCGTTTCTTGGCATGTGTTAAAATGGGCTTTCACCTATTATGTGTTATACAACCGCACCTACCATGAGCTGTATGGGAGCGTTTCTATTTTGTGGTTTTTGATGAGTTGGGTGTATGTGAGCTGGCTTGTGATTTTAATTGGCATGTATGGGTGTAAAATGTGCGACATGTTCGATCCTAAAGGAGTGTTTAAGAAATTTTTAGGTTTTTTTAAAAAAGAAACTTGA
- a CDS encoding biotin synthase — protein sequence MQEIFLCSISNVRSGDCKEDCAYCTQSSHHQGAIKRYKFKDEKVVLQEARALRQLGALGFCLVTSGRELDDEKCEYIAKLAKAINQEELGLHLIACCGRADLEQLEFLRDAGIHSYNHNLETSQNFFPKICSTHTWEERFITCENTLRAGLGLCSGGIFGLNESWEDRIEMLRALASLSPHTTPINFFIKNPVLPIDAETLSADEALECVLLAKEFLPNARLMVAGGREVVFKDNDKQEAKLFEYGINAVVLGDYLTTKGKAPKKDIEKLLSYGLTMATSCH from the coding sequence ATGCAAGAGATTTTTTTATGTTCTATTTCCAATGTGCGCAGTGGGGATTGTAAGGAAGATTGCGCTTATTGCACGCAAAGCTCGCACCACCAAGGAGCGATCAAGCGCTATAAATTTAAAGATGAAAAAGTGGTTTTACAAGAGGCTAGAGCGTTAAGGCAATTAGGGGCTTTAGGGTTTTGTCTGGTTACTTCAGGGCGCGAATTAGACGATGAAAAATGCGAATACATCGCTAAATTAGCTAAAGCCATCAATCAAGAAGAATTGGGCTTGCATCTCATCGCATGCTGCGGGCGCGCGGATTTGGAGCAATTAGAATTTTTAAGAGATGCGGGCATCCATAGCTATAACCACAATTTAGAAACTTCGCAAAATTTCTTCCCTAAGATTTGTTCCACGCACACATGGGAAGAAAGGTTTATCACATGCGAAAACACCTTAAGGGCGGGGTTAGGCTTGTGCAGTGGGGGGATTTTTGGGCTTAATGAGAGCTGGGAAGATCGGATTGAAATGCTTAGGGCGTTAGCTTCGCTCTCCCCGCACACCACGCCGATTAATTTTTTCATTAAAAACCCGGTATTGCCCATTGATGCAGAGACTTTAAGCGCAGATGAAGCCCTAGAATGCGTGCTTTTGGCTAAAGAGTTTTTGCCTAACGCTAGGCTTATGGTGGCTGGGGGGCGTGAAGTGGTGTTTAAAGATAACGACAAACAGGAAGCCAAGCTTTTTGAATACGGCATCAATGCGGTGGTGCTAGGGGACTATTTGACCACCAAAGGCAAAGCCCCTAAAAAAGATATAGAAAAACTGCTCTCTTATGGCTTGACAATGGCGACAAGTTGTCATTGA